The nucleotide sequence CAGCATGATCGCCCGGCTTACACCAGGAAGGATTCGTCCATTAAGAGGCGGGGTCACAACCTTTCCCCTGATGACTGCAGCCACATTGCTGCTGGAGGCTTCCGTAATCAGCCCCCCACCGGGTTCTGTACCCAGCACTAAAATCGCCTCATAGGCGCCCTGCTCTACCGCAGTTTGCTTGGCCAATACATTGGGCAGAAGATTAAGGGTCTTAATATGAGGATGAGCCCATCGCTCATCAGGTACGGTAACGCAGCTTACCCCTGCCTTACGTACTTTTTCTTCCACAGAGGTCATGGGGGCCACAAATAAAGTGACCATCGGCTCCCCTTCCGGCAGGAAAGCATGCATCCTGGGTCCAATCCCCCGGGTAACCTGCAGATACACCATGGCATTGGGGAGGCCGGCTTTTTCCACACTCTCTAAGACAAGGGCTGTCAGCTCCTCAGTGGTCTTAGGCGGAGTGATACGAATCTCCTTCATGCTCCTTTCAAAACGCTTCAGATGCTCCTGCAAAGCAAAGAGCTTGCCATCACAGACTTTGACCGCCTCATAGACTCCGTCACCAAAGAAATATCCTCGATCCAAAAAAGGAACCCGGGCCTCCTGCAAGCTGGAAAATTCACCATTAACCCAGGCAATCCCTGTATAATCCAACATACTTCATCCTCCCTTTTTTCCTTGTTTTAATAAAAATAATAACACAAAAATCCCCAAAGCACACGCTGCTTTGGGGTGAGTAACCCAGCCCTTCAGCCAACTTTCCGATAATCTCGTGAAAGGCAGGTCCGGTAATATAAATTTAATAGGCTGTCCAATTCCTGGCTCATCCGGACCACCTCAGGGTCCGCCAGATCCTTATCACAGGATAAGGTATAAAGTTGACATCTGAGCTCTTCAATTTCCTCAAGTAAATCGACATGTTCCATAGCATTCAACCACTTTCTCTTCGATGGTAACAGCTTCAGTTTACAAGACAGCAGAAACACGAATGTTGATGCAATGCATATTACGAGAGTTATTTTAGTCACACTGGCATTGACAAATTTTCCAGAAACAAAGCCGCAAGTTCTGAAGTTATTCTAAACTAAATATTTAAAAAAATATCGAAAATAATGTCGAGGTTTAGCCGACGTTTTTCACCAAAATGAGACAAGGTTCCTGTCCCCTTGTCTCATTGCGCAGCCTTATTGCTTTTCTCTAGCTTTTTCCTTTTCGATCAGGCCATTGATGCATTTAATGACCTTGTTGGAGTGCTTATCCAGCCTCTTCAAGCAAGCCTGAGCCAGCTTAACGTCCCCTTCATGGTAGGCCTTGGCCGCCTCCTGGGCCATTTTATGAACTTGATGATGGGGTTCATCCAATGCCTTAAATTCCGAATAGCCTTTGAGGGTATTGTCTTCCCGGAAATACCATTTCCCCAATCGGCAATGCTGGTGAGAGGTCACTTCTTCCGGGGCCACTTCCTCAAGGCCTTTAAGCATGTTGACAATCCGGGATTTCCACAGCAAATGATCGGTTTTAGCTTTCTCCAGGATCTCCACCGTAGTTAGGTTTGAATTGGCCAGCTTAAAATGCTCCACCTTCTGATTCAGATCCTGAGCCAGATAGGCGGTACCCTGAATCGTTGTAGCCACCGTCTCCAGGGAGGCATTGATCTCTTCAGAAGATGCCGCCACTTGTTGAGCATGAGAGGATGTATTCTCAATCACCGTTGCCACCGAATTAATCAAGGCCACGATTTTTCCCGAACTGGCCACCTCTGAATCAGTGACTTCCACACTGGAGCGAACATCCTCAGCTGTCTTTTTGACGGCGCCATAGATATTATTCAGGGCATTGCCGGCTTGGTTCATGATCTGGACCCCATGTTCCACCTCTTGGCGGGTTAACTTGGTAGCCTGGACCACATCCTCCACTCCAAGCAGAACTTTTTGGACCAGGCCCGCCACATCTTTCGCTCCTTGAGTGGACTGCTCGGCAAGTTTCCGGACCTCTTCCGCCACCACAGCAAATCCACGGCCGGACTCCCCGGCCCGGGCGGCCTCGATGGCTGCATTTAAAGCCAGCAGATTGGTCTGATCCGCCAACCCGGTAATGGTCACCGTAATGGAATCGATCTGCTTGGAGAGTTCACTGAGCTGCTGCATTAATTCTTCTGTCTCTGACGTCTTGGCGTGAATAGTATGCATCCGGTTGATGGCATCATCCACCGTGCTTTTACCTTGGTCAGCCGTATCCATGGTCTGCTGGGAGTTCACCGCTGCCGACTGGCTTTGGGTCTTGGCGATTTGGGTCAGGGAGGAAAGCTCTAAAAGTACCTGTGACGCTTCCACGATGGATTTTGCCCCCAGATCGGACTCGTTGGCTACATTCTGCATGCTTTCACTGACCTCAGCCACGGCTACCGTTGCTTCTTCGCTGGTGGCAGCCAATTCCTCAGAGGTCGCCGCCAGATTCTCCGTCAGTTCCCGGACATTTTTCACCACATCGGACAGACGGGTCATCATCACATTAAAGGCGGCACTCAAATCCCCGAATTCATCACTGGAATGGACAGGTGCCGAAACCGTCAAATCCCCTAAACCAGCCTTGCTCATGGTTTCCTGCAGTTCGCTGATGGACCGCAAAATATAGCGTGTCAACAGATAGGCCATCAACAAAGCCGCCAGAACTGCAACCAGAGTTCCGCCCCAGCTCACCCAGGTCATCCTGTTAATATTCTTATGAATTAATTCTTCATTAGCGGCTAAAACCTCTGTTTGTCTCTCGATCAGGGCATCCAAAGCCTGGAGCAGAGGAGTCGCCTCATAGGCAAGCAACATCGTTTCGATTTTATCTAAATCCTGCCGATCCTCGGCAGACAAGTACTCATTCTCTCTCATCCCCTCAAGCCATGTCCTGGCAGCTGTGAATTCGCTCTCATTCCGGGCACTGCTGACCTCAGTCTTCATGGCTTGTGCTGAGGTCATCAAGGCCGTATGGCCAAAGATATCGTCAACTTCGTCATTGATCTTAATCTGCAGATAATTGGTGATCACAATGGCTATGACAAAGATGGAGATAATGCCAATAAATGCTCCCAAAACACGAAACCGGACCCCAATTTTCATGCTCTCACCTCATCCCAGGGCATAATACCCCCCTATCGTATCTCAAATACCTTGTTCAGACGGGTTAATTGAAAAAGCTCCTTAACCGCGCCCTGAAGTCCTTGAACAATAATCCCGCCCCCGCGCTCAATAGCACGCTTATGAATGGCTACCAGCACACCCAGACCTGAACTGTCGATATAGTTTAATTTATGCGTATCAAAAACAAAATGAGACTTCCCTTGTTCAATCAGGGGAAGCAGCCTTTCTCTCATGACAGCAGCGTCTTCCACATAAATCTTGCCTTCTAATTCCACAAAAACCTCTTGCCTATTCACCCGAATATCTATTGACATGATTTTTCCTCCCTATTATTTAAGCTAATGTTTTTAAAAGAACCACAGAGTTGCCCTTGGCATTATAACGAACTTCATCCATAACCGCTTCCATAATGTATATCCCCCGGCCGGACTCCCCCCACTCCCATTCTTCCTCGTCTTCTTCCAAGGCCGAGACCTTAGCCATCACTTGATCTGCCCGGAATCCGCTCCCATTGTCCTTGACCCGAATGACCAGAAATTTGGAGTGAAGCACATACATACTCAGCGTTACCGCGGGAGCAGAGACCTTGCCCTGGGCGTACTTAAACCCATTGTTTACCGCCTCATTCAGGGCAACTTCCAGCATTGTTACTTCATTCTCAGATAAGGTTGTCCCCCCACCCCTATTCCCTAAAGCCTTTTGCAGACATTGGTGCAATTGTTCCCGATCATGGCGATACTCCTGCGCTGAATGAAAGGTCTTACGCATAAGCTTTTGCCGCATATCCCCCACCCACCTTTTCTCTCATTACGCTCCTTCGCTGCAACTACCGGCGGTTAGCAGCAGATAAATCCTAACGCAGTGGCATCATCGTTCAGTTCGTTGCCTGTGGATAAGGAATCCAGCCAATGCAAAGTGCTTTCTATGGTCATGACCTGAAGAGGGCATTCTTTCTCTTGAACCAAATCATAAAATCCATCTGTGAGAAGAATCATCCCATCCCCAGCTTTAAGGGAACACTCATGCTCTTCAAACTCCGCGTGCTCTGAAATCCCCAGGAAGAGACCCGGTTGGCTTAAGACCCTGATCCCCGGTTGTCCCCTTTCCGACGAATAGTACAGCAAATGATTGATCCCGGCCATGACATAGCTGAACTTGCCCTGACCGATGTCGATATCGAAAAAGATAGCCGCAGCAAAGCTATCCTCCGGGAGAATGCTTTTTGCCTCATGGTTCACCCATTCCACCTTCTCCGCCAGGGGAATTTTGCGTCCTACCACTTGACGAAAAAGAACCCTTAATGCAGTCACCTGCAGCGCTGCCGCCACCCCATGACCCATGACATCAAAGAGGAATCCTTTCAGGATCCGGTTCTTCTCATCCCAGCGATAATCGTAATAATCCCCGCTCAGATGGTGGTAAGGGAGATAGATGCTCCTCATCTTGAGATGTTCATCGGAGAAATCCGACCTTAAAATATTTTTCTGAATCTGTCCCGCTAATTGAACCTCTTTAAGGATCAGCATTTCATCAGTCATATCCCGAAAAATAGAGACATAATGGGTGAGCACGGCTTTCTCATCGCGAACCGCATGAATATTCAGCCATTCCGGGTAGATCTCCCCATTTTTCCGCTTATTCCAAATCTCCCCCTGCCATTGGCCTTTCTTGGTCAAATCCTTCCACATCTGAGTATAAAACCCATAGGAATGCCGCCCGGATTTGAGTATCCGCGGATTTTTCCCGAGAGACTCTTCCAGGGTGAAGCCTGTGGTTTTCGTAAAAGCGGGATTGACGTAGATAATATCCCCTTGGGCATTGGTGATGCAGATACCCTCCTGAGCAAACTCAAAGACCTGGGCAAAAATATGCTGGGTGGATTGATCATAGTCCATCACATTCAAGGGCCAATTCCAGGACAAAGACCTTCGATTCTTCTCCTCTTTCACTATAAATTCCTCACAGTACGATACTTCTTCGCCTTTATAGCACGCTTATTAACCTAATATCTTCTCGCTAATTTATAGTTATTCCTGCACGCTTTAGTTTAAACATGGGAAATAATTTGCAAATAATTTTACGCTTGATTCCTGGCTAAACTATGCAGAACCAAGAAAATTTTGCAGGTTTTTCGTCTTGTGGCAGGATTCCCCAAGGATAAGGTCGAAAATGAAGGATGGTCTCTCTATTAATTTCTTATTATTTTTCAGTATGCTGAATAAGATTAAAGAAAGGGGTGCTTAGATGATCTTCTTGATATTCACCCTGCTGGTTGCTTTATTCGTCGCCATTTTTGCCGTACAGAATGCTGCCCCCGTGGCCATCAACTTTTTTTGGTATGTGGCCGAGGTTCCTTTAGTATTAATTATATTAGGAGCGGTTTTAGCCGGAGCTCTTATCGTCTTTTTCATGGCTATCTGGCGCGAGTTCCGCTTAAAAGGAACCGTCAGAGCCCAGGCTAAAGCGGAAATCAAAGCCAAAAGCGAACCACAGGATCATGCCGTACCAAAAAATCTGGTGCCAAAGGATATGGTCCCCACGGAAACTAACCCTGCCGACCAGGAAGACACCGCTCTTCCTCCTGGCTGACCAGGATAAAAGAAAAAGGAGTCTGGATTCGTGAAGAACAAATATACCTTTTTAATGATACCTCCGGATCATGGCCCCACCCGACAATTTCAGGTAACCCTCAAGGGCAGGCGCCTCGTTATCACCGGCTTGTGTTCATTAGGTCTGCTTGTGATCAGTTTATTTTCCTATACTCTCTACCTTTCACATACTGTAGGGTCTCAGCAAGCCCAGCTGGCCGCTATGGTACAGCTGCAACAGGAAAATGAGGTCAAGGACCAAGAGATCGCCCGCCTTAAGGAAGAATCTCTTCAGGTAACTCAAGATATTTCCCAAATCCAGGAGTTAGAACTTAAACTGATGTCCATCCTGAATTTGGATCCCAGTGAGACCCCTTCCTTTGCCACCACCGGAACGAAGGCGACAGCGTCCGCAGGCCTGAGCCGGGGAGAAGCAGCTCCCTTTGCTCCTCAGGCCGTCATCAGTGATCCGGAACAAATCTCCCAGGAATTAAACCTTCTTCAGGACTACTACAACCTGGCCTTGGCATATCAGGAGGAAATTGAGCACACTCCCAGCCTCGCCCCTTTAAAGATACCGCTCACTGTGGCTTCAGAGTTCGGTTACCGCCGCAACCCTTTTGGCGGATATTCCAAAGAGTTTCATAACGGTGTGGATTTTCCCTGTAATTATGGTACTGAGGTCTATGCCACAGCATCCGGTGTCGTCTCTGTCTCCGGTTATGATCGGGTTTACGGGTATTTAATCGAAATCGATCATGGCAATGGCATCGAAACCATCTACGGCCATAATTCCCGCCTGCTGGCCAAAGTGGGGGACAAAGTAGAAAAAGGCGGCCTCATCGCCTATAGCGGGAATTCCGGTCGCAGCACCGGTTCCCATCTTCATTATGGAGCCAGAGTCAATGGCAAGACTGTCGATCCTCTGCAATTTACTGATTTTACAAAGGAGCAATGAGAGCATGTGGGGTAAACCAGAAAGTCCGAAACGCACTTCCAGTACTTTTTCCGCCACTTCAGGTGAGACGACCTATATCGCCGCTGATGCCGAATTTAACGGCAAGCTTACCTTAAAAGGCAATGCCCGTATCGACGGAAAAATCCAAGGACAGATTGCCCTGAACGGAGACCTGATCATTGGGCCCAGCGCTGTCATCGACGCCAATATACAGGCCGGTGCCATCAGCATCTCGGGGGAGGTCCGGGGAGATATCGTCGCTCAGGAGTCCTTGGAACTATGTGCCACTGCCCGTATGAAAGGGAATATCTTCAGCAAGCAGCTTAAGATCGACCAGGGAGCCCAGTTTATTGGGACAAGCCGCCTCTTGGAGGATGCGAAGCAGCCGGCACGGCCTTCAGAAGAAGTCCCGGCAGCAGCAAGTCATGGCAAAGAAACCGAAACAGAGGCTGACATGGAGGATATTTTAAAGCCTTTGGATCCCCTTGAGGAAGAACAAACCGACTCAGATAACCCGACCGCAAGCAGAAATGTCGCTTATGGAAAGCCAAGATCCCGACGCAGATAATCAAATGAGTGTCACCGACTGCTTCAGTGGTGACACTCCTCTTTTAACAGGCAAAATTTCTTGCAGTCCATTACAAAAATAGGCAATCCATGCATTACTTGTATAGAGGAAATTTCTTTTTTGCGTGGAATTATAATAAGTACGTATGACAGATGACTAATTTGGGGGAAAAGACTTGAAAACCAAAAAATATGTAGGATTAGCCCTGCTGTTTATCAGCCTCACTCTGGCCATCACTCTGGGAATTAATTTTATGCTCTACGCCAAGGACGACCACCTTCTCAGTGAAGGCATCACCATCTCCGGGATCGACGTAGGCAACCTGACCAAAGAGCAGGCCCAGGAAAAAATCAATCAAACCCTTGAAAAGTGGTTAGCCCAGCCCCTGGAGTTCCAGGCGGGTAGAGAAGTCACTTCCCTTCCCCTGACCGCTCTGAATCCCCAAGTAGATTTAGAGACCCCGCTCAATGAAGCCTATAAGATTGGCCGCAAGGCCTCCCTTTTCGCCAGAACCCAAAAAGCAACCACTGCCCAGGATGCCCGTTTTGAGCTGGGACTGACCTGGGATGAGCAACGGCTCTCCGAAACCCTCGCCGAAAGCCTTGCTCTATTCAATAAAGAACCTGTGGATGCCACTTTTAAAATCAGCGCCAATAATCTCATGGAAATCCAGCCCGATCAACCAGGGCAAGCTGTTCAGGCGGATACCCTGGTAAGCCAGATCAAAGAGCTGGAGCCTTTCCAAGATCCTGCACCGCTTAAAGTCGAGCTTCAGGAAGTAGCACCGGTGCTCCGAGCAGCGGATCTGGAAGCCAAAAAAATTGACGGACTGATTGCCAGCCATACCACTTGGTTTGATGCCGCCAATCTCGAGCGTACAGCCAATGTTCGTCTCGCTGCCGAAGCCTTGGATGGAACCCTTATCGAACCTGGAGAAATCATATCCTTTAATGAAATCGTTGGCGAACGGACCGGCGATAAAGGCTACCAGGACGCTCTCATTGTAGTCAACGGTGAATTCGTTCCCGGCCTGGGCGGCGGAATCTGCCAAGTCTCCAGTACCCTCTATAACACCGGACTTTTGGCCAATCTGAAGATCGAAGAACGGACGAATCATGGTCTGGCTGTAGCCTATGTCCCCCTTGGACAGGACGCTACCGTGGTCTATGGGGCCATCGACCTGAAGATGCGCAATACTACCGGCGGCTATCTCCTCCTCCGCTCCAAAATCAGCAACGGCTCCGTAACCATTGAGTTCTACGGGAAAAAAACTTCCGGACAGGAAATCGTTATCACCAATCAAGTGGAAAAGGTGATTCCCTTTGAAACCGAAATCATCCATGACTCAACTTTAGCCCCCGGAACTCAAATCGTTAAACAAAATGGCCAAAATGGCTATATAGCTACTGCCACCCGTACCATCAAAGTCAACGGGCAGGTCGTGGAAACCCAGAGTCTGGGCAGAAGCTCCTATATCCCCTCCAACAAGATCATCGCCAAAGGACCGGAGCTGCCCGCCAAACCCAAGCCGGACCCCAAACCTGAGCAGCCGGCACCTGAAACTCCTCAGGAACCGGAAACACCTGCCGAACCTGACCCCACTGAACCGGAAAGCACCAATTCAGGAGCCGAAGCTGCCGGGACTGAGGGTGAATCCGGAACAGAAACCCCAGGGGATGCGGAAGGGTAATACAGTATAAAGCCTGTAATTTTAAAAAGAATTACAAAGAAAAAACTGAATGCTTCCTGCTCACAAATTGTAGGAGCTCCCCTCAGACGAGGGGAGCTCTTGTTTTTACCCAAAACATGAATACTTAGCTCCGGCTTCCTTAATCTCATCGGGAAAGAAGGTCTTAGCAGGCACCTGCAGCTCTTTCGCGATTTTAATCCAGGTGTTGGGGGTCCCTTTACGCAATCCCCTTTCCAGTTGGCTCAGGTACCTATAATCAAGACCAGTCCTCTGGGCCAGCTCTTTCAATGTCATACCATTGGCTAAACGCCATTCGCGCAAATTATTATCCCTCTCCATCTCTGCTATCCCCTTCACGATGTATAATATTGCGAATAGTATAGCACATAACGCTTAATCTTGTAAATAATTAAAGGAAATTGAACCCTCAGCAAGAATGAAGCGTATCATTGATATGTCTAATCATCGCAAAATGGAGAGGGGTATCTCGTGCTTGAACTAGGAAAACAACTCAGAAAAATACGCAAAGACAAGAAACTAAGCGCCGCCGAGTTGTCCCAAATATCCGGCGTCGCCCGCAGTCTTATCAGCCAGCTTGAATCCGGCAAGCGCCAATCTACCAGCATAGATACAGTCTACCGATTAGCCAAAGCACTGAATGTCTCCGTGGCTTCACTATTAATAGAAGAGCCAAGCACACCACCTGCCATAGCGTATAAACAAAATGATAAGAAATCCCCGCTTTACCTTAAAGAACATTATTCAGCCTATCTGCCCACTCTTCAGAAAGCTGAAGAGGCAGGATTGACTCCTGAATTGCTGGGTAGCCTGATTGATGTCATCGCACGAATAAAGAAATAAGTCCATAAGCTAAAACCTCACGTTTATAAAAAGCGTGAGGTTTTTTGGCTTCCTGACAGCTGCCGGGTTCATCGAGAACCAGAGCAGCTGGTAATGTAATTATGATAGAGCTCATTAATGCGCAGCCTCAACGAATCCTTAACAGAATCCATTATATCAATCCTTCGTTCACCCACCCGACTCACCGGCAGAATCCCCATTAAAGCGTTGGTCAAAAAGACTTCTTCAGCGTCTTCCAGGAATGCCAAGGGAAACTCCCCCTCCACCCAAGGGATGCCAAGCTTTTGCGCACACTCCAGAACAATTTGGCGGCGAGTTCCCGGTAAACAACCGCATGACAGAGAAGGGGTGTAAAGAGTTCCTTTCCTGACGAAAAATAAATTGCTCAGAGTCCCTTCCACTAAGCAGCCCTTGGTATTGAGCCAAAGTCCTTCTCTGGCTCCTTTTTCCTCAGCTTCTTGCTTAGCCAGGATATTCTCCATAGTGTTGGTGCTCTTAATCTGTACCAGAGGGGAATATTCGTTACGAGGACGACTTAAGATGGCTATCGGTATCCCTTCTTGATAGTCTTTTTCCTTATAGGGGATAGAACGGCTATGATAAAGCCACTGGGGGGGTACTTCCTGCCCCGCTCCCCCGCTTAAGGTCACCCTTAGGGCAAATGCCGTGCCCTCTCTGCCGGCAGCGGAGGCCTCCCTTTGCACATTTTGCTCCAACTCTTCTCTCCAAACCTCATAACCCGGCATAGGAATACCCAGCTGTGCCGCTCCTTTGCACATGCGCCGGTAATGCAACCGGGGAACTTCAATATGCAGGCCATTGACTTTTAGGGTTTCAAAAATTCCATAGCCAAAGAGCACCAGCCGGTCATTTTTATCCAGCAAATTAGAATCCTCCCTTTCCCCTTTTACATCTTTACTAAGATTTATATACCCTCAAAAACTTGTCGCAAATCCACCATAAAATCCGGAAAGGAGTTGACCGTGACACTATCTTCTTCAGCATACATCTGGGGCCGTCCATAGCGTCCATCCTCTTGCAAAGTAAATACAGCTACCGTCTTATCCACCGGCTCTACTATCCAATACTCGGATACACCGGCTTTTTCATAAAGGCTAAATTTAAATACCTTATCCATCTTGCCGGTAGATGGGAAGGATATTTCAATAATTAACTTTGGTACTCCAAAATACCCTGTGCCTTTGAGTTTCGATGCATCGCAAATAACCGTAATATCCGGTTGAACAACATTCACCGTATCCTCGTCTTTGTTATCCCGGTTAACCGGCAACCGCAGGTCAAAAGGTGCCCCGAACACTCGACAAGGTTTACCGGCAAGATAAGTATTAAATTGAGTTGCCAATTGCATCCCAATGGCCTGGTGCTGCCATGATGGAGCTGTCATCATACATGGTATACCGTCCATGATTTCCCAACGTTCTTCATCAGGCCAGGTGAGATAATCAGCATAGGTACACTTTCTATCGGATTCAGGTATTGACATCAAATCAACCCCTTCTTCTTACTATTATTATTGTATCACAGACACCATCATTTGAACCTTCTTTACACCATGTTTCCCCTTTATCACAGAGTCATTGAGAGGCCTCAGATAATACCCTGAGCAAAGCCTTCACCTTCTGCAGGGCTTCCTGGTATTCTTCTTCGGGAACAGAGTCAGCCACAATCCCACCGCCCCCATTGAAATAAGCCTGGCCATCTTTTAAGAGAATGGTCCGGATCACAATATTGGTATCCCAGGCTCCATCAAAGCCCATATAACCGATGCTTCCCGTGTAAAGCCCCCGCTTATAAGGCTCCAGCTCTTCGATAATCTCCATGGCCCGGATCTTCGGCGCCCCGGTGA is from Desulfitobacterium chlororespirans DSM 11544 and encodes:
- a CDS encoding D-amino acid aminotransferase encodes the protein MLDYTGIAWVNGEFSSLQEARVPFLDRGYFFGDGVYEAVKVCDGKLFALQEHLKRFERSMKEIRITPPKTTEELTALVLESVEKAGLPNAMVYLQVTRGIGPRMHAFLPEGEPMVTLFVAPMTSVEEKVRKAGVSCVTVPDERWAHPHIKTLNLLPNVLAKQTAVEQGAYEAILVLGTEPGGGLITEASSSNVAAVIRGKVVTPPLNGRILPGVSRAIMLETAREAGIEVEEREITLEELRGAEEIILTSTGCEVLGVGKLDGVTVGEGGAGPMTERLYEIFMAGWEKRLTSVKS
- a CDS encoding aspartyl-phosphate phosphatase Spo0E family protein gives rise to the protein MEHVDLLEEIEELRCQLYTLSCDKDLADPEVVRMSQELDSLLNLYYRTCLSRDYRKVG
- a CDS encoding methyl-accepting chemotaxis protein, producing MKIGVRFRVLGAFIGIISIFVIAIVITNYLQIKINDEVDDIFGHTALMTSAQAMKTEVSSARNESEFTAARTWLEGMRENEYLSAEDRQDLDKIETMLLAYEATPLLQALDALIERQTEVLAANEELIHKNINRMTWVSWGGTLVAVLAALLMAYLLTRYILRSISELQETMSKAGLGDLTVSAPVHSSDEFGDLSAAFNVMMTRLSDVVKNVRELTENLAATSEELAATSEEATVAVAEVSESMQNVANESDLGAKSIVEASQVLLELSSLTQIAKTQSQSAAVNSQQTMDTADQGKSTVDDAINRMHTIHAKTSETEELMQQLSELSKQIDSITVTITGLADQTNLLALNAAIEAARAGESGRGFAVVAEEVRKLAEQSTQGAKDVAGLVQKVLLGVEDVVQATKLTRQEVEHGVQIMNQAGNALNNIYGAVKKTAEDVRSSVEVTDSEVASSGKIVALINSVATVIENTSSHAQQVAASSEEINASLETVATTIQGTAYLAQDLNQKVEHFKLANSNLTTVEILEKAKTDHLLWKSRIVNMLKGLEEVAPEEVTSHQHCRLGKWYFREDNTLKGYSEFKALDEPHHQVHKMAQEAAKAYHEGDVKLAQACLKRLDKHSNKVIKCINGLIEKEKAREKQ
- a CDS encoding STAS domain-containing protein, whose product is MSIDIRVNRQEVFVELEGKIYVEDAAVMRERLLPLIEQGKSHFVFDTHKLNYIDSSGLGVLVAIHKRAIERGGGIIVQGLQGAVKELFQLTRLNKVFEIR
- a CDS encoding ATP-binding protein; translated protein: MRQKLMRKTFHSAQEYRHDREQLHQCLQKALGNRGGGTTLSENEVTMLEVALNEAVNNGFKYAQGKVSAPAVTLSMYVLHSKFLVIRVKDNGSGFRADQVMAKVSALEEDEEEWEWGESGRGIYIMEAVMDEVRYNAKGNSVVLLKTLA
- a CDS encoding SpoIIE family protein phosphatase gives rise to the protein MDYDQSTQHIFAQVFEFAQEGICITNAQGDIIYVNPAFTKTTGFTLEESLGKNPRILKSGRHSYGFYTQMWKDLTKKGQWQGEIWNKRKNGEIYPEWLNIHAVRDEKAVLTHYVSIFRDMTDEMLILKEVQLAGQIQKNILRSDFSDEHLKMRSIYLPYHHLSGDYYDYRWDEKNRILKGFLFDVMGHGVAAALQVTALRVLFRQVVGRKIPLAEKVEWVNHEAKSILPEDSFAAAIFFDIDIGQGKFSYVMAGINHLLYYSSERGQPGIRVLSQPGLFLGISEHAEFEEHECSLKAGDGMILLTDGFYDLVQEKECPLQVMTIESTLHWLDSLSTGNELNDDATALGFICC
- a CDS encoding LapA family protein, giving the protein MIFLIFTLLVALFVAIFAVQNAAPVAINFFWYVAEVPLVLIILGAVLAGALIVFFMAIWREFRLKGTVRAQAKAEIKAKSEPQDHAVPKNLVPKDMVPTETNPADQEDTALPPG
- a CDS encoding M23 family metallopeptidase translates to MKNKYTFLMIPPDHGPTRQFQVTLKGRRLVITGLCSLGLLVISLFSYTLYLSHTVGSQQAQLAAMVQLQQENEVKDQEIARLKEESLQVTQDISQIQELELKLMSILNLDPSETPSFATTGTKATASAGLSRGEAAPFAPQAVISDPEQISQELNLLQDYYNLALAYQEEIEHTPSLAPLKIPLTVASEFGYRRNPFGGYSKEFHNGVDFPCNYGTEVYATASGVVSVSGYDRVYGYLIEIDHGNGIETIYGHNSRLLAKVGDKVEKGGLIAYSGNSGRSTGSHLHYGARVNGKTVDPLQFTDFTKEQ
- a CDS encoding bactofilin family protein produces the protein MWGKPESPKRTSSTFSATSGETTYIAADAEFNGKLTLKGNARIDGKIQGQIALNGDLIIGPSAVIDANIQAGAISISGEVRGDIVAQESLELCATARMKGNIFSKQLKIDQGAQFIGTSRLLEDAKQPARPSEEVPAAASHGKETETEADMEDILKPLDPLEEEQTDSDNPTASRNVAYGKPRSRRR
- a CDS encoding VanW family protein, with protein sequence MKTKKYVGLALLFISLTLAITLGINFMLYAKDDHLLSEGITISGIDVGNLTKEQAQEKINQTLEKWLAQPLEFQAGREVTSLPLTALNPQVDLETPLNEAYKIGRKASLFARTQKATTAQDARFELGLTWDEQRLSETLAESLALFNKEPVDATFKISANNLMEIQPDQPGQAVQADTLVSQIKELEPFQDPAPLKVELQEVAPVLRAADLEAKKIDGLIASHTTWFDAANLERTANVRLAAEALDGTLIEPGEIISFNEIVGERTGDKGYQDALIVVNGEFVPGLGGGICQVSSTLYNTGLLANLKIEERTNHGLAVAYVPLGQDATVVYGAIDLKMRNTTGGYLLLRSKISNGSVTIEFYGKKTSGQEIVITNQVEKVIPFETEIIHDSTLAPGTQIVKQNGQNGYIATATRTIKVNGQVVETQSLGRSSYIPSNKIIAKGPELPAKPKPDPKPEQPAPETPQEPETPAEPDPTEPESTNSGAEAAGTEGESGTETPGDAEG
- a CDS encoding helix-turn-helix domain-containing protein, encoding MERDNNLREWRLANGMTLKELAQRTGLDYRYLSQLERGLRKGTPNTWIKIAKELQVPAKTFFPDEIKEAGAKYSCFG
- a CDS encoding helix-turn-helix domain-containing protein, whose protein sequence is MLELGKQLRKIRKDKKLSAAELSQISGVARSLISQLESGKRQSTSIDTVYRLAKALNVSVASLLIEEPSTPPAIAYKQNDKKSPLYLKEHYSAYLPTLQKAEEAGLTPELLGSLIDVIARIKK
- a CDS encoding aminotransferase class IV, with product MLDKNDRLVLFGYGIFETLKVNGLHIEVPRLHYRRMCKGAAQLGIPMPGYEVWREELEQNVQREASAAGREGTAFALRVTLSGGAGQEVPPQWLYHSRSIPYKEKDYQEGIPIAILSRPRNEYSPLVQIKSTNTMENILAKQEAEEKGAREGLWLNTKGCLVEGTLSNLFFVRKGTLYTPSLSCGCLPGTRRQIVLECAQKLGIPWVEGEFPLAFLEDAEEVFLTNALMGILPVSRVGERRIDIMDSVKDSLRLRINELYHNYITSCSGSR
- a CDS encoding Uma2 family endonuclease → MSIPESDRKCTYADYLTWPDEERWEIMDGIPCMMTAPSWQHQAIGMQLATQFNTYLAGKPCRVFGAPFDLRLPVNRDNKDEDTVNVVQPDITVICDASKLKGTGYFGVPKLIIEISFPSTGKMDKVFKFSLYEKAGVSEYWIVEPVDKTVAVFTLQEDGRYGRPQMYAEEDSVTVNSFPDFMVDLRQVFEGI